From the genome of Streptomyces sp. S4.7:
TACGCGGACGAGGAGCCCGGCGAACGGCTCGCCACCGGCTCGGGCTGGGGCGCGCTCGAAGTCCTGCGCGGCGAGATGCGCGGCGGGTACCGACTGCATGGCACACCGTTCGACGAGTCCATGCTCGGCGAGCAACAGGCGCCGTGGGTGGAGCTGTTCACCCAGGGCACGCTCCCGAAGCCCGGTGAGATCGTGCCGCCGGGCCCGACCCTCGTCGCGCCGCACTGGCGCGACATGCTGGAGACGGCCCCCGCCGAGCCGCTGACGGAGTATCACCTCGGCGTCACCCAGTGGCACGCGGGAGACCTGGCCCAGGCGGTGCGGAGTTGGGAACGCGGCCTCAAACTCGCCCCGTCCCGCTGGCCGTTGCTCCGCTGCCTGGCCGTCGCCGATTGCGAGGGCGGCAATCCGGAACGGGCCGCCGACCAGTACGCGGAGGCCTTCGACGACCTCTGCCGCGAGCGCGTCGACGAGGGCGAGTCCTGGACCGCGGCCACGGCGTCCCTGGCGCGCGAGGCGATCGCCGCGTTGCTCGCCGTCGACCGCGCGCAGGAGGCGCGCCGCGTCTGGGACCGGCTCTCCGAGGAGACCCGCCGACGGGGCACGTTCCGGCTGATCGAGGCCCAACTGCTCCTCGCCGAGGGCGAGAAGGCCGCCGCCCGCGCCCTGTTCGACGCGGGCTTCGAGGTGGCGGACCTCCGGGAGGGCGCCGAGACACTGAACGAGGTGTGGTCGTCCCTGACGGACGACCCGCTGCCGGAGGCGTACGACTACCGGATGCGGCCCGCGGCGGACTGACGCCCGAGTCCTCGGACGGGCCGCACGCACGGCGGCCCGTCCGACGCCACGTCAGCCGCCTGTGACCGGGTTGCGGTCCGCGTACTCGAAGACCGAGCCGTCCGGGTGCAGGGCGATCAGGTTGCGGCCGGCCGGTGTGGGGACCGGGCCCGCGAGGACCTGGGCGCCGACGCCCGTGAGCGCGGTGTACGCCTCGTCGACGTCCTTGACGGCGATCGTGGCGGTGACCTTGCGCAGCACCTCGATCTCCTCGGCAGGACCGCTCATCAACAGGAAGCAACTGACGGCGGCGACGGAGACCCCGCCGCGCTCGAAACGGAGCGCGGGGCTACCGGTCAGTCGTTCGTAGAACGCGACCGAGGTCTCCAGGTCGTCGACGCAGATGCGCAGCGTGGTTCCCAGGATTTCCATACGGGTGAGGGTAGCGAAGCACCCTCACCCGCGACCATGATCTCGAAGGACCCGACCCTCAGACCCGGCACAGGACTTCGCCGTGCGGGACCATGAACCACGCGTCGGGGTCGGCGCCCCACGCGCGCCACGCCGCCGCGATGCCGGTGAGGCGCTCGTCGGTCGCGTGGCCGCCGCGCACCGCGAGCTCGGCGTAGACCGACGCCGTCGTCCGCTCCGCCCACAGGCCGCTCCACCACGCGCGTTCCTCCGGGGTGGCGAAGCACCATGCCGCCGCCGTGGACGTGATGTCGGTGAAGCCCGCGTGGCGGGCCCAGGAGCGGAGCCGGCGGCCCGCGTCCGGTTCGCCGCCGTTGGCGCGGGCGACCCGGCGGTACAGCTCCTGCCAGCCCTCCAGCTCCGGCGACACGGGGAACCAGGTGAACGCGCCGTAGTCGCTGTCGCGCGCCGCGACAACGCCTCCCGGCCTGCACACACGGCGCATCTCGCGCAGCGCCTGCACGGGGTCCCCGACGTGCTGGAGCACCTGGTGGGCGTGGACGACGTCGAAGGAGTCGTCCGGGAAGTCCAGCGCGTGGACGTCGGCGACCGCGAAGCGGACATTGGCCAGTTCGCGCGCCGCGACCGTCTCCGCGGCCCGCTCCAGCACGTCCGCCACCGCGTCCACCGCGGTCACGGTGCCGGGCGTCACCAGCTCCGCCAGATCGGCCGTGATGGTGCCGGGACCGCAGCCCACGTCCAACACCTCCAGTCCGGAACGGAGTTCGGGAAGCAGATACGCCGCCGAGTTCTCCGCCGTCCGCCAGCGGTGCGAGCGCAGGACCGACTCGTGGTGACCATGGGTGTAGACGGCGGTCTCTCGTGCCATGACCGGGCTCCCTCTCGTGAAGTGGTCCCGTCACGGTACGCCGCGATGTCGGAATATGAGACCCATGTCTCGCGATGTGGTCGGCCGGTCGGGCGGGGGCTCACTCACCGGCGGCGCGTCGCCAATCCTCGCGTGTGAGCGCGTACTCCACATCCCCCTGCTCCGAGCCGTCGATGACCTCCGGCCATTCCTCGAAGTACGTACGGAGATACCTCAGCCCGGCCTTCTCCAGCACCCGCCGGGACCCGGTGTTGACCGTCATCGTGTTCGCCGTGATCCGCTCCGTGCCCAGCTCGGTGAACGCCTTGTGTACGAGCGCGCGCGCCCCCTCCGTCGCGTACCCCCGGCCCCACACCGCCCGGTGGAGCCGGTAGCCGAGCTCCACCACCTCCCGGCCGGTGTCGTTGAGCGGGCGCAGTTCGAACCAGCCGAGCCACTCGCCGGTGGACGGCTCCTCCGCCGCCCAGAAGCCGCGGCCGAGCAGCCGGGGCAGGGCCTCGGACCGGAACGTCTCGGGCGCGGCTGGCACGCCGCCGTCGATGAAGCGCTTCACACCGGGGTCGTTGTCCAGGGCGAGGAGACGGTCGAGGTCGGCCTCGACGCAGTCGCGCAGGCGCAGCCGCGGGGTCTGGAGAAAGGGCGGGGTCTCGGAGTCCATGTCCCGGATCCTCGGCCGACACCCCCGGGCCGCGCCACGGATTTCGGCCGGGCGGGACTTCGCGGACAGGAACCGGAGTCACTGGAAGGCGCGCGGGCGGTAGACCGTCAGCCCCTCGTTCGCCTTGTCGATCGTCAACTCGGCCGGTGCCTCCGCCACTTCGCCGTCGAAGGCCAGCGGCGTACCCGGCGCGATCCCCTTGATCCGCACCCGCCGCATCCGCTCCGCCGCGTGCACCGGCGAGCGGCTCAGCGGACCGGCCGCCGCCGCGGCCAGCAGCCGCAGGCTCGGGAAGCTGCCGCCGTGCACGACGCGCACGTCCAGCAGACCGTCGGCCAGGTCGAGCCGGTGGCCGGGCGTGAACCCGAAACGCTGGTAGATGCCGTTCCCGGCGAACAGCATCCACAGGGACCGCTGCCGGCCCTCGAACTCCGCCTCCAGCTGATGCTGGCCGCGCAGCACCTTGACCGCCGCCAGCACCCCGGCGGGCCAGCCGCCGATCCGCGGCCCCCAGTGCTCCCGCACACGCACCAGCTCCGGATACACACCCAGGCTGAAGGTGTTGAGGAAATGCCCGCTGACCCCGTCGGGACCGGTGAACCGACCGAGGTCCACGCGGACCGCGTCACCCTCCGCCATCGCGCGGCACGTGTCGTGGAAGTCCTCGATCCCGAGGTCGTACGCGAAGTGGTTCAGCGTGCCGCCGGGGAACACCGCCAGCGGCAGCCCGTGCCGGGCGGCGACCACCGCGGCCCGGTTGACCGTGCCGTCACCGCCGACGATGCCCAGCGCGCGGCAGCGCTCCGCCGCCTTCTCCAGCTCCGTGTTCACCTGCTCGGGGTCGCACTCCACGAACTCCGCCAGCGGCAGCGCGTCGTGCAGCGCCCCCGCCGCGTCCGACGAGCCCGATGCCCGGTTGACGACGATCACCATGTCCTCGCCGCCCGGCATGACCGGTGCCTGCGCGTGGGGCCGGCCCGGCGACGGCAGCTGCGAGCGGGTCGGCACGATGCCCCGAACCGCGTACGCCGCGCCCACCCCGAGCGCGGCGCCCACCAGCACGTCGCTCGGGTAGTGCACGCCGGTGTAGACGCGGGACGCCGCGACGGAGAACGCGATCGGCGCCACCACCGCCCCCCAGCCCTTCGACTCCAGGGCGACCCCCGTGGCGAAGGCGGCGGCCGACGCCGCGTGCCCGGACGGGAAGGAGGTGGTGATCGGCTGCCGCTTCAGCTGCCTGATGACCGGTACGGCGTCCAGGACGGGCCGCCGGCGGCGTACCGACCGCTTGCCGACGGTGTTGATGGCCGCCGAAGCGACGGCCAGCGAGGCCACCCCGCGCAGGGCGGCGCGGCGGGAGCGCTGCCCGCGCCCGATGAGGGCGATTCCGGCGGCGGCGCCGAACCAGAGGAGACCGTGGTTGGCCGAGCGGCTGAGCCGGGGCAGCACAGGGCCGGCGCCCGGCCAGTGCCGGTCCGCCGCCGAGCTGAAGACCCGCTGGTCCCAGCCGGTGAGCAGGGCGGCGATCCGGCTCCGGGTGCCGGGATCGACCGGGGTGCGTCCCGCGTAGATGTCAGACATGGAACGCGGGTACCCCGTACGACGTGACGCCACGCAGTGACCTGGGCCGGTCGCGTCGGGCCGCCTCGTATCCGGCCGCGTGTTCGGTCGCGCGTTCGGCCGGCTCGCGTTCCGCCGGGCGGCCGGGGAGAGTGGGGGACATGGACGATCCACTGCTGGACCGGCACGGTGAGGCGCTCGACCTCTTCACGGACCGGGTGCACGCCGTCGACGCCGACCAGTGGCGGGAGGGGACGCCCTGTACCGAGTGGTCCGTGCGCGACCTGGTCAACCATCTGACGTCCGAGCAGCTCTGGGTGCCCCCGCTGGTGAGCGAGGGCCGGAGCATGGCCGAGGTGGGCGACGCCTTCGACGGCGACGTACTGGGAGAGGACCCGGTCGCCACATGGGACCGCGCCGCGGCGGCGGCGCGCGCCGCGTTCGCCGAGCGGGGAGCGCTGGAGCGCACCGTTCAGCTCTCGTACGGCGTGACCCCCGTCGCCGCCTACTGCTCGCAGATGGTGCTCGACGCCGTGGTCCACACCTGGGACCTGTCGCGTGGGATCGGTGTGAACGAGCGGCTGCCGCGTCCGCTGGTGGACTTCGCGCTGAAGGAGGTCGAGCCGTACGCGGGCAGCCTCTCGGGCAGCGGTCTGTTCGACGCCCCGCTGGAGCCACCGCCCGGCGCGGACGCGCAGACCCGCCTGCTGGCGATGCTGGGCCGCGAAACCGGCCCGTCCGCCGACTGAGCACAGCGGGCCCGACGGCCGGATCGTGGCCGGTGAGCGCGGGAGGAGACGGGCATGGCGACGGCGGGAACGGCGGGGACTCCTGGGCCGGTCCACGAGGGACGCGGTCCCGTACGGTACGGGCCACTGGCCCCGGACGTCGGCCTGCCGGCGCTGCCCGAACTCGTCGCCGTACTCGCGGACGCGGCGGACCGTACGTCGCCGGAGCCGCCCGGTGGCGGGCCCGTCCTGCGCGAGGCCGCCTGCGGCTACTGGTCGAGACGCGGCCTGCCCACGCACCCCCAGGAGGCCGCGGTGGCGGCGGGCCCGCAGCCGCTGCTCCTCGCGCTCCTCGCCGCCCACGGCGGCGACATCCTGATGCCCCGCCCTCACCCGGCCTCCTGGGCGCCGCAGGCCAGACTCCTGGGGCGGCCCGTCTTCCAGGTGCCGACACCCGCGGAGTGCGGCGGCGTACCCGATCCCTACGCCCTCCTGGAGACGGTGCGCCGGGTACGGGCCGAGGGCGGCACACCACGGCTCCTGCTGCTCTCGATCGCCGACGACCCGACCGGCACCGTCGCCCCGCCCGAGCTTCTCAGGGAGGCGTGCGAGGCCGCCGTCGGTGAGAGCATGCACATCATCAGCGACGAGACGTGGCGCGACACCCTGCACCGGCCGCACGAGAGCGTGCCGCTCAGCCCCGCCGAGATGTGGCCCGACGACGTCACGGTCTTCTTCGACCTGGCGGGCGCGTTCACCCCGGCGTCGTGGCCCGCCGCCGTCGCGCGCTTCCCCGCCACGTCCGGCGGCGCCGTGCGCAGGGCCAGGACGCTGGACCGTCTCACCGCGCTGGGCGCGCTCGTCGCGGGGCCGGTCGCCGCCGCCGCGGCCCACGCGCTGGACGAGCCGCCGGCCGTGACCGGGCGGGTCGCCGCCGCGACGGCGCTGCACGCGCGCGTGGCGGGCGCCGTGCACCACGCCGTGCTCACCGCCGGAGCGCTGACCAGACCGCCACAGGCGGGCCGCCACCTCTACGCGGACCTCGGGCCCGCGCGCCGGGGTCTCGCCGCACGCGGGGTCGGCGACTCCATGGAACTCGAAGAGTTCCTGGGCGAACGGCTGGGCATCCAGGTCCCCGGCGGCCACCGGTTCGGCGACGAACTGGGCGCGCTGCGGGTGCGGCTCGCCACCGGACCGCTGCTCGGGTCGACCCCGGAGGAGCGAACGGAGTCCCTCACCGCGGCGGACCCGCTGGAACTGCCGCACGTGGCCGAAGCACTGAGGGTCCTGACGACGGTTCTGGCAGAGGCGCTCGAACCGCGCTGAACGGGATTTCCACGACGGAACCGGGCCGGGACCGGGAGACGACACGCACCGCCGGAGAGCCCGCCGGGTGGTCGTCAACCGGCACGGTGCCGCATACCTCCGCCTCGCGGCCGCGGCCGACACGGACATCAGCCGCTGTGCGGCGGACGCTCCCGCGCACCCTGCGCCTGTCAGCCGTCCCGCTCCGCCGGACCGTCGGCGACCGGGCGACCGCCCGTCGTCGGGCCGCCCTTTCCGTCCGAGCCCTTGCCGCTTCCCCGCAGCCTTCGCCACAGCGCCGGGCCACCGCTGATCAGCACCGTCAGCGCCACCGCCGCCACCACACCCTCCCAGGGCTCCGCGAACAGCGACCCGCCGAGGATCCCGATCAGCTGGTACGTCGCCGCCCACGCCAGGCACGCCGGCAGCGCGCCCTTGGTGAACCGCGTCGTCGGCCACCGGCTGACCAGACACGCCAGCATCACCGGTATCCGCCCCGCCGGCACCAGCCGCGACAGCACCAGCACCGTCACGCCGTGCTCCCGCAGCTTGCGCTGTGCCTCCTCGAGCGTGTCGTCCGCGACCCGCCGCTCCAGCGCCGCCAGCCAGCGCGAGCCGTTCTTCGAGTTGACCCCGCGCCGTCCCAGCCAGTAGAGCGCGATGTCGCCGAGGAACGCCGCGAACGAGGCGACGACGAATATGTACAGCAGCGCGAGCGGCGCCGTCTGGTGGAAGGCGACCACGGCCGCCGAACTCACCACGGCGCCCGTCGGTACCACCGGCACCAGGGCGCCCAGCGCCACCAGCAGGAACAGCGACGGATAGGTCACCGCCTGCTGCGCAGACTCCGACGGCAACTGGCTCATGAGCTGGTCGATCACAGGGTGGCTCCCGGCCGCACACTCTCGCCGTGCTGAAGCCGGTGCACGGCGACTGAGGGCGCGCGCCGGGCCGCGAGGCGGACGAACTCATCGCCCGGCGAATGGAATTCGTGCGGTCTGACCCCGTCCAGGCCGATCGGCCAGAACGTGCCGTAGTGCACCGGCACCGCCGCGCCCGGAGCGAGGCGGCGCAGTGCCTCGGCCGCCCGGTCGGCGTTCAGATGACCGTGGCCCAGATGCGGCCCCCAGCCGCCCACCGGCAGCAACGCCACGTCGACCGTGCCCACGACGTCCGCCATCTCGTCGAAGAGGCCGGTGTCGCCCGCGAAGTACGTCCGGCGCTCACCGGTGATCACATAGCCGAGCGCGGGGGAGCGCTGCGGCCCCACCGGCAGCCGGCGCCCGTCGTGGTACGCGGGCACCGCCCGTACCCACAGCGGTCCGATCTCCACCTCGTCGCCCGCCCCGACCTCGGTGATCCGCAGACCGCCCGTCCGTCTGACGGCGTCCAGCCGCCGCAGTCCGGGAACCGCCCGCCGCGCGCCCCGCGGCACGATCAGCCGGGTGCCCGGCGCGAGCTTCGCCAGCGACGGCAGGTGCAGATGGTCGGAGTGCAGATGCGAGACCAGCACGGCGTCGGCCACGGCGGCCTCCGGCGGCGGCACGTCACCGCGCCGGCGGCGCAGATGCGCCAGCCGGCGTGCGAAGAGGGGGTCGGTCAGCACCCGGACCCCGGAGTCCTCGACGGTGCAGGTGGCATGACCCCACCAGGTGATGACATTTCCCAAAGCGGGACCTCAGCTCCGTCCGTATCAGGTCTTCAGCGTACGGCGGACGCACGGCGAAGCGGCGTCATACCGGGGTCGTACGGGCGGGGGACGGCTCGCGGCCCCCGACCCCGCGCCCCTGACCTGCGCGGCTGACCCCGCACGCCTGAGGGCGTGCGCCTGTGGCACATCCATGCGCCCACCCGTGCCCGGTACGCGCCTCCTTAAGCAGGCCCGATCGGAGTAGTGTCGTCGAACACCGGGGGACAGGGGGCGGCTTCGGGGGAGCGGTCGGGTGCAGCTGAGCGGGGGGCCGGATACATGGGCGATTTACGAGTGGCGGCGATAGCCAGCCTCACCCCGCTCGAAGAACTCGACCGCGAGCCGTTCCTGGTGGACATCCGCGGCCAGCAGGCGATGTGCGCACGCTGGGCCGCCGACAAGGGATACGTCGTCACACGGCAGTTGCTCCTCTACGGGATGCGCTCCGACCACCACGCGCTCTGGGTCGACGTCGAGGCCGGTCTGATCGACGCGTTCGTCGTCCCCAACGAGCGGGTGCTCGACCGGGCGTTGGCCTCCGTCCCGGCCTTCTACGCCGAGTGCGAGCGGCGCGGCGTCCCCGTGGAGACCGTGGGAACGGACGAACCTCTTTACGACGCCACGTCAAAGGCCAAGGTCCACCGCAGGCTCTCCATGCCCACCGCCGGGTACGACGGCTGCTGAACGCGCCCGCCCGCCGCTCGCTGCCACGTCCCTCGCCCGCCTGCGCCTCCTGAAGAAGACCGGCCCCGCCGCGCGCTGTGTCAGGCTGTGGAGCGAGCCCGTGAACGTGTGCGGGCCCTGGACGTGAGGTGAAGACGCGGTGTTCAAGGGGCGAGGGCGGACGGCCGGCAGGGCCCTGGTGCGAGTGGTCGTCGTATGGGCGGTCTCCACCCTGACCATGCTGGCGCTCGCCGGCATCCTGCCCGACTTCCAGCTCCAGGGCGCCGACGACAGCCTCACCAGGACCGCGCTCACCGCCGCCTGGGGAGCGGGCG
Proteins encoded in this window:
- a CDS encoding class I SAM-dependent methyltransferase; the encoded protein is MARETAVYTHGHHESVLRSHRWRTAENSAAYLLPELRSGLEVLDVGCGPGTITADLAELVTPGTVTAVDAVADVLERAAETVAARELANVRFAVADVHALDFPDDSFDVVHAHQVLQHVGDPVQALREMRRVCRPGGVVAARDSDYGAFTWFPVSPELEGWQELYRRVARANGGEPDAGRRLRSWARHAGFTDITSTAAAWCFATPEERAWWSGLWAERTTASVYAELAVRGGHATDERLTGIAAAWRAWGADPDAWFMVPHGEVLCRV
- a CDS encoding aminotransferase class I/II-fold pyridoxal phosphate-dependent enzyme — its product is MATAGTAGTPGPVHEGRGPVRYGPLAPDVGLPALPELVAVLADAADRTSPEPPGGGPVLREAACGYWSRRGLPTHPQEAAVAAGPQPLLLALLAAHGGDILMPRPHPASWAPQARLLGRPVFQVPTPAECGGVPDPYALLETVRRVRAEGGTPRLLLLSIADDPTGTVAPPELLREACEAAVGESMHIISDETWRDTLHRPHESVPLSPAEMWPDDVTVFFDLAGAFTPASWPAAVARFPATSGGAVRRARTLDRLTALGALVAGPVAAAAAHALDEPPAVTGRVAAATALHARVAGAVHHAVLTAGALTRPPQAGRHLYADLGPARRGLAARGVGDSMELEEFLGERLGIQVPGGHRFGDELGALRVRLATGPLLGSTPEERTESLTAADPLELPHVAEALRVLTTVLAEALEPR
- a CDS encoding TIGR03086 family metal-binding protein, translating into MDDPLLDRHGEALDLFTDRVHAVDADQWREGTPCTEWSVRDLVNHLTSEQLWVPPLVSEGRSMAEVGDAFDGDVLGEDPVATWDRAAAAARAAFAERGALERTVQLSYGVTPVAAYCSQMVLDAVVHTWDLSRGIGVNERLPRPLVDFALKEVEPYAGSLSGSGLFDAPLEPPPGADAQTRLLAMLGRETGPSAD
- a CDS encoding bifunctional phosphatase PAP2/diacylglycerol kinase family protein; the encoded protein is MSDIYAGRTPVDPGTRSRIAALLTGWDQRVFSSAADRHWPGAGPVLPRLSRSANHGLLWFGAAAGIALIGRGQRSRRAALRGVASLAVASAAINTVGKRSVRRRRPVLDAVPVIRQLKRQPITTSFPSGHAASAAAFATGVALESKGWGAVVAPIAFSVAASRVYTGVHYPSDVLVGAALGVGAAYAVRGIVPTRSQLPSPGRPHAQAPVMPGGEDMVIVVNRASGSSDAAGALHDALPLAEFVECDPEQVNTELEKAAERCRALGIVGGDGTVNRAAVVAARHGLPLAVFPGGTLNHFAYDLGIEDFHDTCRAMAEGDAVRVDLGRFTGPDGVSGHFLNTFSLGVYPELVRVREHWGPRIGGWPAGVLAAVKVLRGQHQLEAEFEGRQRSLWMLFAGNGIYQRFGFTPGHRLDLADGLLDVRVVHGGSFPSLRLLAAAAAGPLSRSPVHAAERMRRVRIKGIAPGTPLAFDGEVAEAPAELTIDKANEGLTVYRPRAFQ
- a CDS encoding GNAT family N-acetyltransferase; amino-acid sequence: MDSETPPFLQTPRLRLRDCVEADLDRLLALDNDPGVKRFIDGGVPAAPETFRSEALPRLLGRGFWAAEEPSTGEWLGWFELRPLNDTGREVVELGYRLHRAVWGRGYATEGARALVHKAFTELGTERITANTMTVNTGSRRVLEKAGLRYLRTYFEEWPEVIDGSEQGDVEYALTREDWRRAAGE
- a CDS encoding VOC family protein — protein: MEILGTTLRICVDDLETSVAFYERLTGSPALRFERGGVSVAAVSCFLLMSGPAEEIEVLRKVTATIAVKDVDEAYTALTGVGAQVLAGPVPTPAGRNLIALHPDGSVFEYADRNPVTGG
- a CDS encoding MBL fold metallo-hydrolase, whose translation is MGNVITWWGHATCTVEDSGVRVLTDPLFARRLAHLRRRRGDVPPPEAAVADAVLVSHLHSDHLHLPSLAKLAPGTRLIVPRGARRAVPGLRRLDAVRRTGGLRITEVGAGDEVEIGPLWVRAVPAYHDGRRLPVGPQRSPALGYVITGERRTYFAGDTGLFDEMADVVGTVDVALLPVGGWGPHLGHGHLNADRAAEALRRLAPGAAVPVHYGTFWPIGLDGVRPHEFHSPGDEFVRLAARRAPSVAVHRLQHGESVRPGATL
- a CDS encoding VTT domain-containing protein; translated protein: MSQLPSESAQQAVTYPSLFLLVALGALVPVVPTGAVVSSAAVVAFHQTAPLALLYIFVVASFAAFLGDIALYWLGRRGVNSKNGSRWLAALERRVADDTLEEAQRKLREHGVTVLVLSRLVPAGRIPVMLACLVSRWPTTRFTKGALPACLAWAATYQLIGILGGSLFAEPWEGVVAAVALTVLISGGPALWRRLRGSGKGSDGKGGPTTGGRPVADGPAERDG